From the genome of Pelosinus fermentans DSM 17108:
CTTTTAGCTTTTTTTATATTACTAAGCTGACTGGATAACCAGAGGCTGGCTTCTTTCGTAAAAACGAAGAAACCAGTCTTTTTGATTTTAAGGAGGTGAGAAAATGTCAATTATGCTAGTTGGCGCAGATCATTTAGGAAGTATCGAAAAAAAATTGCAGACATTAGGAATTCATGCAATTGATCATGTTACAGGTAGAAATGTTTCTGATCGAAAACGCTTTAAGTTTCCGTTATCAACAACTTTAATTGTGATCTTTATTGATTATATTAATCATACTACAGCGAAAAATATTAAACAGCTGGCTAAATCCCAAGGGGTTCCCCTTGTGTTCGCAAATCGTTCTTGGAGTTCATTACAAGATAAATTAGTCGATTTCAATTTAAAAGAACTAGGATAATTATACTATGTTTTATTAAAAAGGAGGTCTTTGTAGTGCAATCCTGTTCCGATGCGAAGAATAATGTGGCAAATTTAAGAGGAGCAATTAAACCATTGCCGTCTCAAGTGTTTGATATTATTGAGCATTTTTTATTAAACGTTCAACATGGTCACTTAATTTTAATGATACAAGATGGATTTGTTGTTAAAATAGATAAAATTGAAAAGTTTATGATCTCGGCTAAAAGTAGAGAGGGCAGTTTTTTAATAAAGGAAAAGACAAAGAAAAAACATCCTATGCAAATGAAAATTTTATCTGATTTACAAAGTATACGATACGGACAATTGGTCATTCATGTGAATAATGGGCAAGTAGGACAAATTGAAAAGACTGAAAAAAGGCGTATTGATGAGCTAGAAGGACTGTATGGTGATGGCATCTGAAATCTGCGAAGTCTTTTAAGAGTTAGTAGCTTATATAATGAAGGTATACTTTTGTAATGATTTTTTAATGCTATGGTTGACAACAACATTTATAAGCGTATAATAAAATGAGAAAGTTATTGTTGTTGATAATTGTATAGATGCATTATTATCTTGGTTGATCAGACACACTGAAGACTGGAGATGCTCTTTTTAGGCATCTTCAGTCTTTTTTATTGTGATAAAAGTAAAAGTGGAGGAATAAAGATGAGTAGAAAAAAAGATATAGAGAATTTAAGTTGCACAGACTGCAGTATTTACAATTGTAAGAGCCAGGACAAGAAATTCCCGGGGTTCTGTTTGACGACTAAAGATAATGATGGGCATTCCATTGCAGATGATATTGAAGAAATTAAAAAGTATCTGCAAGGGGATGAACAGGATGCAGTGGTTGCTAGAGCATCAGCCCAAGTGGAGGGGCTTTTTTATGGCAAGTTAACAAGGGTAGAGGAAATTATTGAATTTGCTAACCGCATTGGTGCTAAAAAAATTGGTATTGCAACTTGTGCTGGTTTGATAGAGGAATCAAAAATCTTTACCAATATTCTTACAGCCAGAGGCTTTGATTATTATAGTGCCATTTGCAAAGTGGGGTCTGTCGACAAAACGGAAATTGGCATATTAGAAGAGCATAAAATAAGACCTGGCGGTCATGAAGCAATGTGCAATCCTATCTTGCAAGCTCGTATTTTAAATTACCATAAGACAGATTTAAATGTCGTGGTTGGTTTGTGTGTAGGACATGATTCTTTATTTATAAAATACTCTGATGCATTGGTTACTACTCTTGTAACTAAAGATCGAATCACAGGTCATAATCCAGTTGCGGCTTTATATACGGCTCACTCGTACTATAGAAAATTACTGCAAGCGAAAGAATAATTCGGCTTTTGTATGTTCAAGAAAATGTGAATGGCTTTTGAGGTGGAGTGGTATGATACAAGTAAAAGGAGTACGCAAATCATTTGGAAAGCAGCAAGTATTAAAAGGAATTGACCTTACTGTAGAGAAAGGTGAGGTAGTTGTGCTATTAGGTCCCAGTGGCTCTGGCAAGACAACTTTTTTACGGTGCCTAAATTTTTTGGAGCATCCAGATGATGGAGAAATTACAATTGGAGAGACTCATGTTAATTGTAAAACCGTTACTAAAAAGGAAATATTGCAGCTTAGAAGAAATACTGCAATGGTTTTTCAATTATATAATCTGTTCAAAAATAAAACTGCACTGGAAAATGTAATGGAAGGACTGGTCACTGCCCGAAATATTCCTAAAATAGAAGCAGAAGAGATCAGCCGAAAGATTTTAGACAAAGTGGGATTGGCTGCTAAATATGATGCATATCCCAGTGAATTATCAGGAGGGCAGCAACAGCGGGTTGGCATAGCAAGAGCCCTTGCCTTAAATCCGGAAGTTATTCTCTTTGATGAGCCGACCTCTGCTTTAGATCCAGAATTGGTTGGGGAAGTACTGGCTGTAATGAAACAAGTGGCCAAGGAAGGGTTAACTATGATTGTTGTAACTCATGAAATTTCTTTTGCCAGGGATATTGCTGATAAGGTATTGTTTATGGATGGAGGAGTTGTTGTGGAACAAGGTACTCCTGAAGAGGTCCTTGTTCATCCAAAAGAAGAACGGACGAAGCAATTTTTAAAACGAATTTTACCTGTTTCGGATTATTCTATATAAAAAATAAAGACAGTTATTGCTGCTGTTTAATTATATAAATGAACAACATAATGTTCAGTGAGGATGTGGTAACATGACAAATCGTAAGATACTTTTTGATTTTGATAAAATAATACCTCGCCAAGGGACTGGCAGCCGCAAATGGGA
Proteins encoded in this window:
- a CDS encoding DUF1847 domain-containing protein gives rise to the protein MSRKKDIENLSCTDCSIYNCKSQDKKFPGFCLTTKDNDGHSIADDIEEIKKYLQGDEQDAVVARASAQVEGLFYGKLTRVEEIIEFANRIGAKKIGIATCAGLIEESKIFTNILTARGFDYYSAICKVGSVDKTEIGILEEHKIRPGGHEAMCNPILQARILNYHKTDLNVVVGLCVGHDSLFIKYSDALVTTLVTKDRITGHNPVAALYTAHSYYRKLLQAKE
- a CDS encoding amino acid ABC transporter ATP-binding protein; the protein is MIQVKGVRKSFGKQQVLKGIDLTVEKGEVVVLLGPSGSGKTTFLRCLNFLEHPDDGEITIGETHVNCKTVTKKEILQLRRNTAMVFQLYNLFKNKTALENVMEGLVTARNIPKIEAEEISRKILDKVGLAAKYDAYPSELSGGQQQRVGIARALALNPEVILFDEPTSALDPELVGEVLAVMKQVAKEGLTMIVVTHEISFARDIADKVLFMDGGVVVEQGTPEEVLVHPKEERTKQFLKRILPVSDYSI
- a CDS encoding DUF2325 domain-containing protein — encoded protein: MSIMLVGADHLGSIEKKLQTLGIHAIDHVTGRNVSDRKRFKFPLSTTLIVIFIDYINHTTAKNIKQLAKSQGVPLVFANRSWSSLQDKLVDFNLKELG
- a CDS encoding YezD family protein is translated as MANLRGAIKPLPSQVFDIIEHFLLNVQHGHLILMIQDGFVVKIDKIEKFMISAKSREGSFLIKEKTKKKHPMQMKILSDLQSIRYGQLVIHVNNGQVGQIEKTEKRRIDELEGLYGDGI